A window of Candidatus Binatia bacterium contains these coding sequences:
- a CDS encoding molecular chaperone TorD family protein produces MELLSLDTASEPITANRSRLYQLLVMAFAFPDEDFFTAVADGIFAATVAGTCAALPYDLSDVARLDLGGAEIPYADFESEYIRLFDVGAAGPPCPLYGGVYIGDRMKTMEDATRFYNYFHLRLSPQMHELPDHITTELEFLHYLTFRETELRQQGLDPSSLLRAERDFLARHLCRWLPRMQARLAKQECPPFFPALVRFAIAFFDADQQYAAAAAGS; encoded by the coding sequence ATGGAGCTCCTCAGTCTCGACACAGCGTCCGAGCCGATCACCGCCAACCGGTCGCGGCTCTATCAGCTGTTGGTGATGGCGTTTGCGTTTCCTGACGAGGACTTCTTCACCGCCGTCGCCGACGGCATCTTCGCGGCCACCGTGGCCGGGACCTGCGCGGCGTTGCCTTACGACCTCAGCGACGTGGCCCGGCTCGACCTGGGCGGTGCCGAGATCCCGTACGCCGACTTCGAGTCGGAGTACATCCGTTTGTTCGATGTCGGTGCCGCCGGTCCGCCCTGTCCGCTCTACGGCGGCGTGTACATCGGCGACCGGATGAAGACGATGGAAGATGCGACGCGGTTCTACAATTACTTCCATCTCCGTCTGTCGCCGCAGATGCACGAGCTGCCGGACCACATCACCACCGAGCTGGAGTTCCTGCACTACCTGACCTTCCGGGAGACGGAGCTGCGCCAACAAGGTCTCGACCCGTCGTCGCTGCTGCGGGCCGAACGCGATTTTTTGGCGCGCCACCTGTGCAGGTGGCTGCCGCGCATGCAGGCGCGGCTGGCCAAGCAGGAGTGCCCTCCGTTCTTCCCTGCACTGGTACGGTTTGCCATCGCATTTTTCGATGCCGACCAGCAGTATGCCGCGGCGGCCGCCGGCAGCTGA